A stretch of DNA from Chloroflexota bacterium:
GGTGCTCGGATCGGCGCAGATGCTCTCGCAGACGGGCGAGCACCCGGCCCGCCTCAAGGACATGGTGACGTCACCGGGCGGCACGACCATCGCCGGCGTGCATGCTCTGGAGCAGGGCGGCCTGCGCGCGGCGATGATCGACGCGATTGTTGCAGCGACCGACCGGTCGCGCGAGCTAGGGAGCTAGGGACGATGGCTGGACTGCTGGAAGGGAAGTCTGCGCTGGTCTTCGGCGTGGCGAATCGGCGAAGCATCGCGTGGGCAATCGCGCAGGCGCTGGCGGCTGAGGGGGCGTCGCTGGCGTTCACCTACCAGGGCGAGCGCATCGAGGCCGGCGTGCGCGAGCTGGCAGGCACGGTGGACGGCAAGCTGGTGCTGCCGTGCGACGTAACCAGGGACGAGGATCTGGACGCGGTCTTCGGCGCGGTCGGCACAGAGTTCGGCGGCCTGGACATCCTGATCCACGCGGTGGCGTTCGCGGCACGCGAGGATCTGGAGGGCCGCTTTACGGATACCAAGCGCGGCAACTTCGCGATGGCCCTGGACATCAGCGCCTACTCGCTGACGGCGATGGTCCAGCGGGCCGAGCCGCTGATGGAGGCGCGCGGCGGCGGCTCGGTGATCGCCATGACGTACCTGGGCGGCGAGCGGGCGGTGCCGCAGTACAACGTGATGGGCGTGGCGAAGGCGGCGCTCGACGCGAGCGTGCGCTACCTGGCGATGGATCTGGGGCAGAAGAACATCCGGGTGAACGCGATCTCGGCGGGGCCGATCCGGACGCTGGCGGCGCGCTCGATCTCGGGCTTCACGACGATGGAGGAGCACTACGAGAAGCGCGCCCCGATGCGCCGCAACGTGGACGCGAAGGAGGTTGGGCAGACGGCGCTCTACCTGGCGTCTGGCCTGTCGTCGGGCGTGACGGGGGAGATCATCCACGTGGACGCGGGGTATCACGCCATCGGGTTCTGAGCGGATGGCGGGTGGCCTTCACGGCGCGGCCGGTGGAAGGCGCTCACCCCAGGGCAAGCGCATGTACGCTGGTTTCCCAAAGCATCATGGAACGGGCGGTCGGGGACTGAAGTCCCCGCCTACCGTCACGCCGTCGCTGCGCGACGGCCGTCGGGAACGGCAGGCACTGGTGCGACTGGAGCGTCGCGCAGCGACTGCAGGAGTGTAGGCGGGGCTTTCAAGCCCCGACGCGGCGGCACGACGCGCT
This window harbors:
- a CDS encoding enoyl-ACP reductase, which encodes MAGLLEGKSALVFGVANRRSIAWAIAQALAAEGASLAFTYQGERIEAGVRELAGTVDGKLVLPCDVTRDEDLDAVFGAVGTEFGGLDILIHAVAFAAREDLEGRFTDTKRGNFAMALDISAYSLTAMVQRAEPLMEARGGGSVIAMTYLGGERAVPQYNVMGVAKAALDASVRYLAMDLGQKNIRVNAISAGPIRTLAARSISGFTTMEEHYEKRAPMRRNVDAKEVGQTALYLASGLSSGVTGEIIHVDAGYHAIGF